Proteins co-encoded in one Rubinisphaera margarita genomic window:
- a CDS encoding Sec-independent protein translocase subunit TatA/TatB, producing the protein MFTPGWTEMIILGMIALLLFGKRLPEVARSLGQGFVEFKRGMRTIETDMRSAVYSDPQPTAPKSTSSSRVDEDLKPTAEKFQIEDETQEETADSSKA; encoded by the coding sequence ATGTTTACACCCGGTTGGACAGAAATGATCATTCTCGGCATGATCGCCCTGCTGCTGTTCGGCAAGCGGCTGCCGGAAGTTGCCCGCAGCCTGGGACAGGGCTTCGTCGAGTTCAAGCGCGGAATGCGGACGATCGAAACCGATATGCGGTCAGCCGTTTACAGCGATCCCCAGCCGACCGCCCCGAAGTCGACCAGTTCTTCGCGCGTCGACGAAGATCTGAAGCCGACCGCGGAGAAATTCCAGATCGAAGACGAAACGCAGGAAGAAACGGCCGACAGCTCGAAGGCATAG
- a CDS encoding FliM/FliN family flagellar motor C-terminal domain-containing protein, translating to MSEPGIDFDRLAQSFSGKTAGLTAALVSTFGGDWTVAPGDQTVLADLSADDSHLKGPGLNLILETSTGRILLAIPQGPLLPDWVSAPSDEQQTLLNDLIFDLTQLLDLPGVNPADSAAEWIEELSEISASFEDPQECGVLPLEAFSGSDPNLAQTLYVLARRGESAGEEVPVDEIPAGEASAETSESAAEASDPEEIEAAPEEAAPVLNREAQDLIHRVRRVMPLSVKVSVRLAEKKIDLGQLINLCPGTLIMFQKSCDDLLDLYVNNKPFAQGEAVKIGEKFGLKINHVGVEKQRAPGVFTL from the coding sequence ATGTCGGAACCTGGAATCGACTTTGATCGGCTGGCCCAATCGTTCAGCGGAAAAACCGCCGGCCTGACCGCGGCTCTCGTGTCGACATTTGGCGGCGACTGGACCGTCGCTCCAGGGGATCAGACCGTCCTGGCAGATTTGTCTGCGGACGATTCCCACCTGAAAGGTCCCGGGCTCAATCTTATTCTCGAGACCAGCACCGGCCGGATCCTGCTTGCCATTCCTCAGGGGCCGCTGTTGCCAGACTGGGTTTCGGCCCCGTCCGATGAACAACAGACCCTGCTGAACGACCTGATCTTTGATCTGACCCAGTTGCTCGATCTTCCTGGCGTCAATCCGGCCGATTCGGCAGCGGAATGGATCGAAGAACTCTCAGAAATCTCCGCTTCGTTCGAAGATCCGCAGGAATGCGGCGTCCTTCCGCTCGAAGCCTTCTCCGGAAGTGATCCCAATCTCGCCCAGACACTGTACGTCCTGGCCCGACGCGGCGAATCTGCGGGAGAGGAAGTTCCGGTCGACGAGATCCCGGCTGGCGAGGCTTCTGCAGAGACATCGGAATCCGCAGCGGAAGCTTCGGATCCTGAGGAAATCGAAGCCGCACCCGAAGAGGCCGCTCCGGTTCTTAATCGGGAAGCCCAGGATCTGATTCACCGGGTCCGGCGGGTGATGCCGCTCTCGGTCAAGGTGTCGGTCCGGCTGGCGGAGAAGAAAATCGACCTGGGACAGCTGATCAATCTCTGCCCGGGGACCTTAATCATGTTCCAGAAATCGTGCGACGATCTGCTCGATCTGTATGTGAATAACAAGCCTTTCGCACAGGGCGAAGCGGTTAAGATCGGCGAAAAATTCGGACTGAAAATCAATCACGTTGGCGTCGAGAAGCAACGGGCGCCCGGCGTGTTCACGCTCTGA
- a CDS encoding secretin and TonB N-terminal domain-containing protein encodes MGPVLIALVVCCLGGCQTDSLSRMVRNPFRSTETEPVVAEAPVKREQEIIDLRPEEYIASVYDNGTPDRLAAASRPAPVSSQRQTARTAETLSSPVPGTIRQLAGEEPQQEQVDPFTDLNWNPELDPVIGPELSQDREFQVTEPRSSGAAKLKTEQWETAPLPLGSAPTPAAPAAPAPRRGSAYKYYDVPLTPSAPDNINLHRSGDFLTLVAREAPLNAVLQMIAQQHGLNLVLSDDVQEKVTVTLNDVPLDDALDTILAASNCTWVQQRNIIIVSRISKESLSGPQMQGRQVRVITLNFVSAEEVEKVVTGLLSPVGKIFSHQTSPMDGRRSREQIIVEDLPEYLMRIEDYVARTDVAPRQVLIEAHILQVNLDDENRHGVNLSYVTSLAGAQFSIDSQGFANPAGSPAMVLNIDGSKLDNVIEIIKDTTDAKTLASPKVLVLNGQEAKIQIGSQLGYIVTTTTETSTLQNVDFMDVGVVLNVTPHISNNGQILMKVKPEVSTGTVNAATGVPDKDTTEVDTTVMLPDGQGIVLGGLIQEVDSDRQTKIPYIGDIKYVGRMFGRRTAVRERREIIITLVPRIVPYDDPYRCIDQDQFYRATTPLLEGPLIPVPRPEPVLLDAMENPRRIRRRNLGPPVVTEPYCPPGEASIAPHAMPPISNSQPYSYEQYEPYE; translated from the coding sequence ATGGGACCGGTGCTGATCGCGCTGGTCGTCTGCTGCCTTGGGGGGTGTCAGACCGACTCGCTGTCCCGGATGGTTCGCAACCCGTTCCGCTCGACAGAGACAGAACCGGTTGTCGCGGAAGCTCCCGTTAAACGCGAGCAGGAGATCATCGATCTTCGTCCGGAAGAGTACATCGCATCGGTCTACGATAACGGAACCCCAGACCGCCTCGCCGCAGCCAGTCGTCCAGCGCCTGTTTCCTCACAGCGACAGACCGCCCGGACCGCGGAAACTCTGTCGTCCCCGGTGCCTGGGACGATTCGGCAACTGGCCGGTGAAGAGCCGCAACAGGAACAGGTCGATCCGTTCACGGATCTGAACTGGAATCCGGAACTCGATCCGGTCATCGGCCCGGAACTTTCTCAGGACCGGGAGTTTCAGGTGACCGAGCCTAGGTCCTCGGGGGCCGCGAAGCTGAAGACCGAACAATGGGAAACCGCTCCCCTGCCGCTCGGTTCGGCTCCGACTCCTGCAGCACCAGCAGCGCCCGCACCGCGACGGGGCAGTGCCTACAAGTACTACGATGTGCCTTTGACGCCCTCTGCTCCGGACAATATCAATCTGCATCGATCCGGCGACTTTCTGACGCTGGTTGCTCGCGAAGCTCCACTAAACGCCGTGCTGCAGATGATCGCCCAGCAGCACGGATTGAATCTCGTGCTCAGCGACGACGTTCAGGAGAAGGTGACCGTCACGTTGAACGACGTTCCGCTCGACGATGCTCTGGACACGATTTTGGCAGCCTCAAACTGCACCTGGGTGCAGCAGCGAAACATTATCATTGTGTCGCGCATCAGCAAGGAGTCGTTGTCAGGCCCCCAGATGCAGGGACGACAGGTTCGGGTGATCACGCTGAATTTCGTCTCGGCGGAAGAGGTCGAGAAAGTCGTGACGGGGCTTCTCTCGCCAGTCGGCAAGATCTTCAGTCATCAGACCAGCCCGATGGATGGGCGACGTTCCCGCGAACAGATTATTGTGGAGGATCTGCCGGAATACCTGATGCGAATCGAGGACTACGTCGCACGGACCGACGTCGCACCGCGTCAGGTGCTCATCGAGGCCCATATTCTTCAGGTGAATCTGGACGACGAAAACCGGCACGGCGTGAACCTGTCCTACGTGACTTCACTCGCCGGAGCTCAGTTCTCCATCGATTCCCAGGGCTTTGCCAACCCGGCCGGCAGTCCGGCCATGGTCCTAAACATCGATGGCTCGAAGCTCGACAACGTGATCGAAATCATCAAAGACACGACCGATGCCAAGACGCTCGCTTCCCCCAAAGTGCTCGTGTTGAACGGCCAGGAAGCGAAGATTCAGATCGGTAGCCAGCTCGGCTACATCGTGACCACGACGACGGAAACGAGCACACTGCAGAACGTCGACTTCATGGATGTCGGGGTCGTTCTCAACGTCACGCCGCACATCAGCAACAACGGCCAGATCCTGATGAAGGTCAAGCCTGAAGTTTCGACCGGCACCGTGAACGCCGCCACGGGGGTCCCCGACAAGGACACCACGGAAGTCGACACCACGGTCATGCTGCCGGACGGACAGGGGATCGTGCTGGGCGGACTCATCCAGGAAGTCGATTCGGATCGACAGACGAAGATTCCCTACATTGGTGACATCAAGTATGTCGGACGAATGTTCGGTCGAAGAACCGCCGTTCGAGAACGGCGCGAAATCATCATCACACTCGTGCCTCGTATCGTGCCTTACGACGATCCCTATCGCTGTATCGATCAGGATCAATTCTACCGTGCGACGACGCCGCTGCTGGAAGGTCCACTGATTCCTGTGCCTCGGCCGGAACCGGTCCTGCTTGATGCGATGGAAAATCCCCGTCGGATTCGCCGCCGGAACCTTGGTCCGCCCGTGGTGACAGAACCCTACTGTCCGCCGGGAGAGGCCTCGATTGCTCCGCATGCGATGCCGCCGATTTCGAACTCGCAACCCTACTCGTACGAGCAGTATGAGCCGTACGAATGA
- a CDS encoding twin-arginine translocase TatA/TatE family subunit, whose amino-acid sequence MTCLGFIPGMPGGIELVIFLLIILIFFGKRLPSAMFSVGKSITEFKKGVSEHIDDDSDEDEDEEPRPKKKKTEHISE is encoded by the coding sequence ATGACCTGCTTAGGTTTCATCCCCGGTATGCCCGGCGGCATCGAGCTCGTTATTTTTCTGCTGATCATTCTGATTTTCTTCGGCAAACGCCTGCCCAGCGCCATGTTCTCGGTCGGTAAGAGCATCACCGAGTTCAAGAAGGGCGTGAGTGAGCATATCGATGACGATTCCGACGAGGACGAAGACGAAGAGCCGCGTCCGAAAAAGAAGAAGACGGAACACATTTCCGAATAG
- a CDS encoding PilN domain-containing protein → MSTADFNLVPKVNQFELISYGLLRQWLLVALIVMLVMAVVALFHASDVQNVQEQLQKVEQSHEPVRELLAQTAEVRQKLAEVQRQERRLENLIIGPTPVDILGAIAAASIATEGGVVVSSWSANLEDRKPPASKGTPPVTPASESISRVCNVSIVGTGKTDSDVGEMITSLETGLFTNVDLLSATHIQSEEEEGKQFQIQAEVGMEISP, encoded by the coding sequence ATGTCGACCGCTGATTTCAATCTGGTACCGAAAGTCAATCAGTTCGAGTTGATCTCCTACGGTCTGCTCCGGCAGTGGCTGCTTGTCGCACTGATCGTGATGCTGGTCATGGCGGTCGTCGCGCTCTTTCATGCGTCAGACGTCCAGAATGTTCAGGAACAACTCCAGAAAGTGGAACAGTCCCACGAGCCTGTTCGCGAACTGTTGGCTCAAACCGCTGAAGTTCGTCAGAAACTGGCCGAAGTTCAACGACAGGAACGCCGGTTGGAGAATCTGATCATTGGGCCCACTCCGGTCGATATTCTCGGCGCGATTGCAGCCGCAAGTATCGCAACGGAAGGCGGCGTCGTGGTCTCGTCATGGTCCGCGAATCTCGAAGATCGGAAACCACCGGCTTCCAAAGGGACACCGCCGGTCACTCCTGCCTCCGAATCGATTAGCCGCGTCTGCAACGTCTCGATCGTCGGGACCGGAAAGACCGACAGCGATGTCGGTGAGATGATTACCAGCCTGGAAACCGGACTGTTCACGAACGTCGATCTGCTGTCCGCGACGCACATTCAGAGTGAAGAAGAGGAAGGAAAGCAGTTCCAGATCCAGGCAGAAGTTGGAATGGAGATTAGCCCATGA
- a CDS encoding preprotein translocase subunit SecA translates to MDSVTMQEPTGSETPVQPHVRPVRAANSRYVRASDAVLRVANEHDHLSDEELTRLVRSLRYRVQNGEPFSAVQEMAFALACLSIRRTHGFDLHHVQIQGAAMMARNAIAEMQTGEGKTLTAVLPAVMFALAGKGVHVVTVNDYLADRDATELRPIYERLGLSVGCVITDMEDEERRQAYSRDITYGTAKEMGFDFLRDRLRLGAERITDDARRLFEGQEGGLVQRGQFCAIVDEADSVLIDDARTPLLIGTAQPEAPQRVALFRWCSRAIRRLDPQKDYVAITKKRQVFLTDPGCRKVVLLGKPPLMEAVSMETIFENIERALEANLYYMRDRHYTLQDDEVVIVDESTGRLMPGRKWQNGLHQAIEAKENLPITSPTTDAARITVQRFYQQYEHASGMTGTASDARREFRRTYRLGVRRVPTDKPCLRKKWPSRVFSTQEAKYAAIVESMQGLVEQGRSVLVGTPSVAASERLSAAMTERQIPHEILNARYHEIEAEIIARAGQRAAVTIATNMAGRGTDIKLSPEVREAGGLHVVATEMHSSARIDRQLVGRSARQGDPGSYQFFLSPEDELLTALPPEKVKRLRENALQASKGELPANWVNVFRRTQRFLERQHYKQRKQMMKYEKKQMETYRRIGLNPYLEAGDQ, encoded by the coding sequence GTGGACAGTGTGACGATGCAGGAGCCGACCGGTTCTGAAACGCCGGTGCAGCCGCATGTCCGTCCCGTCCGTGCGGCGAACTCTCGTTACGTTCGTGCTTCCGACGCGGTCCTTCGTGTCGCCAACGAGCATGATCACCTCAGTGACGAAGAACTCACCCGTCTCGTTCGCAGTTTGCGTTATCGCGTGCAGAACGGCGAGCCCTTCTCGGCTGTTCAGGAAATGGCTTTCGCGCTCGCCTGCCTGTCGATTCGTCGGACACACGGCTTCGATCTGCACCACGTGCAGATTCAGGGAGCCGCCATGATGGCCCGGAATGCTATTGCCGAGATGCAGACCGGGGAAGGAAAGACACTGACCGCGGTGCTCCCGGCTGTAATGTTCGCTTTGGCTGGCAAGGGCGTGCATGTCGTCACTGTGAACGATTATCTGGCCGATCGCGATGCGACGGAACTGCGGCCGATTTATGAACGGCTCGGGCTTTCTGTCGGCTGTGTGATCACCGACATGGAAGATGAAGAGCGCCGGCAGGCCTACTCCCGCGACATCACCTACGGAACCGCGAAAGAGATGGGCTTCGACTTTCTCCGAGATCGCCTGCGACTGGGAGCGGAACGAATTACCGATGACGCCCGTCGACTTTTCGAAGGCCAGGAAGGCGGTCTGGTCCAGCGCGGGCAATTTTGCGCCATCGTCGACGAAGCGGACAGCGTCCTGATTGACGACGCGAGGACGCCGCTGCTCATTGGAACGGCTCAGCCGGAGGCTCCGCAGCGAGTTGCGCTGTTCCGCTGGTGTTCGCGAGCCATCCGCCGGCTCGATCCGCAGAAAGACTACGTCGCCATCACCAAGAAGCGGCAGGTTTTTCTGACTGACCCGGGCTGCCGCAAGGTTGTGCTGCTCGGGAAGCCTCCGTTGATGGAAGCGGTCAGCATGGAAACAATCTTCGAGAACATTGAGCGGGCTCTGGAAGCGAATCTGTATTACATGCGGGATCGTCACTACACGCTTCAGGACGATGAAGTGGTGATTGTCGACGAATCGACCGGGCGGCTGATGCCGGGCCGGAAATGGCAGAATGGTCTGCATCAGGCGATCGAAGCCAAAGAGAATCTGCCGATCACTTCGCCGACGACCGACGCGGCTCGCATTACGGTGCAACGGTTTTATCAGCAGTACGAACACGCTTCCGGGATGACAGGGACAGCATCGGACGCTCGCCGGGAGTTTCGGCGTACGTACCGGCTTGGTGTCAGACGGGTGCCGACTGATAAACCCTGTCTACGCAAGAAGTGGCCGTCTCGCGTCTTTTCGACCCAGGAAGCCAAGTACGCCGCTATCGTAGAGAGTATGCAGGGACTGGTCGAACAGGGGCGTTCGGTGCTCGTGGGAACGCCGTCGGTCGCTGCTTCGGAACGACTCAGTGCCGCGATGACGGAAAGACAGATTCCGCACGAGATCCTCAACGCCCGTTATCATGAAATTGAAGCCGAGATCATCGCCAGAGCAGGGCAGCGAGCGGCCGTGACAATCGCCACGAATATGGCGGGCCGCGGTACCGACATCAAACTCTCACCGGAAGTCCGTGAAGCCGGTGGCCTGCATGTGGTCGCCACCGAAATGCACAGCTCGGCTCGAATCGACCGCCAGCTGGTCGGACGGAGTGCCCGGCAGGGGGATCCGGGAAGTTATCAGTTTTTCCTGTCGCCGGAAGATGAGCTGCTAACCGCTTTGCCGCCGGAGAAGGTGAAGCGTCTGCGTGAGAATGCTCTGCAGGCCAGCAAAGGAGAACTCCCAGCTAACTGGGTGAACGTCTTCCGTCGCACACAACGTTTCCTGGAGCGGCAACACTACAAGCAGCGAAAACAGATGATGAAATACGAGAAAAAGCAGATGGAGACGTACCGTCGCATCGGACTGAATCCGTATCTGGAGGCCGGCGATCAATAG
- a CDS encoding DUF3467 domain-containing protein: MADEAKPAEEPRTAAPEGQQIRIEIDDSGVEAIYANMCRVSSTPEEVILDLALNPNPVGQPPEKIRVSQRVILNHYTAKRLVSLLASAVQRHEQTFGTLETDIRKRVKNPGTQPQG; encoded by the coding sequence ATGGCTGACGAAGCAAAACCCGCTGAAGAACCACGCACCGCCGCTCCGGAAGGACAGCAGATCCGGATCGAGATCGACGACTCGGGTGTGGAAGCGATCTACGCCAATATGTGCCGCGTTTCGAGCACGCCGGAAGAAGTGATCCTTGACCTGGCTCTGAATCCGAATCCCGTCGGACAGCCGCCGGAAAAGATTCGCGTTTCCCAGCGGGTCATTCTGAACCACTATACCGCCAAGCGACTGGTTTCCCTGCTGGCTTCGGCCGTGCAGCGTCATGAGCAGACCTTCGGGACACTCGAAACCGACATCCGCAAGCGGGTGAAGAATCCGGGAACCCAGCCCCAGGGCTAG
- a CDS encoding DUF1571 domain-containing protein, with the protein MNFRSLETFPNTLRHALAVAAVCLCSAAGQTALAQNQTDVPSNHPFAPVINLAMKGQQATQQIKDYEAVLTKREYIGKELVTSQMEIKVRHEPFSVYLKFREPHAGREVMYVAGQNGGKILAHEGSGLSSLIGTVSLDVNSREALKENRYPITMIGIRNMVSKLIEQWEVESQYGECDVKYYPNAQLGNVECRVVETSHPVPRRQFKYSTTRLYLDKETNLPIRCECYGFPVSPGEKAPLIEEYTYTNLRTNIGLTDFDFDRNNPAYQF; encoded by the coding sequence GTGAATTTCCGATCACTCGAAACATTCCCAAATACGCTCCGACATGCTCTGGCAGTCGCTGCTGTCTGCCTCTGCTCTGCTGCCGGTCAAACGGCCCTGGCCCAGAATCAGACCGATGTTCCGTCCAATCACCCCTTTGCCCCGGTGATTAACCTGGCCATGAAGGGCCAGCAGGCCACGCAGCAGATCAAGGACTACGAAGCTGTCCTGACTAAACGGGAATACATCGGCAAGGAACTGGTCACCAGCCAGATGGAAATCAAGGTGCGGCACGAACCGTTCAGTGTCTACCTGAAATTCCGCGAGCCTCATGCCGGTCGCGAGGTGATGTACGTCGCGGGCCAGAACGGCGGCAAGATCCTCGCTCACGAAGGTTCAGGACTCAGTTCGCTGATTGGAACGGTTTCCCTGGACGTCAACTCCCGCGAAGCACTCAAGGAAAACCGCTACCCGATCACCATGATCGGGATTCGCAACATGGTTTCCAAACTGATCGAACAGTGGGAAGTCGAATCGCAGTACGGCGAATGCGACGTTAAGTACTACCCGAATGCTCAACTCGGCAACGTGGAATGTCGCGTGGTGGAAACTTCCCACCCGGTTCCCCGCCGCCAGTTCAAGTACAGCACGACTCGCCTGTACCTCGACAAGGAAACCAATTTGCCAATTCGCTGTGAATGCTATGGCTTCCCCGTCAGCCCCGGCGAGAAGGCTCCACTGATTGAAGAGTACACCTACACCAACCTGCGGACGAACATCGGCCTGACCGATTTCGACTTCGACCGGAACAATCCCGCCTATCAGTTCTAG
- a CDS encoding efflux RND transporter periplasmic adaptor subunit → MIKPSKLAAPALSLLLSALTLTGSAAAQDRNVITVDNCSITPLYSAKVASDRPGVLELVSVEEGDQVKAGQLIGRLRDDLVQAAVETARKHTENDIDIRLAEKTNEVAEAEHEQAVQANINPNLQVVTRYELRRLKLSAEQTALQIEQAEHEAAIKNLELQEATERLKEYQIESPLSGMIVRRYKTEGEAVQQGTEIVEVVDYNTLKVEGFVDVTDSWNIRPGDPVVVRLEESAVLPKRPDLSFNGKIRFIDGAVTPVTQRIRVWAEVQNDRNFLLPGLRATMEIQPPADRQNETATR, encoded by the coding sequence ATGATAAAGCCATCGAAACTCGCCGCTCCCGCTCTCTCGCTCTTGTTGTCCGCGTTGACGCTGACCGGTTCTGCAGCCGCGCAGGATCGCAATGTCATCACGGTCGACAACTGTTCCATCACGCCGCTCTATTCGGCGAAAGTCGCCAGCGACCGCCCCGGCGTACTGGAACTGGTCTCTGTCGAAGAAGGAGATCAAGTCAAAGCCGGTCAGCTGATTGGCCGGTTGCGAGACGATCTGGTTCAAGCCGCCGTGGAGACCGCCAGGAAGCATACCGAGAACGACATCGATATTCGTCTGGCGGAGAAAACGAACGAAGTGGCCGAAGCGGAGCACGAACAGGCCGTGCAGGCGAACATCAATCCGAATCTTCAGGTCGTGACCCGCTACGAACTTCGTCGACTGAAGCTGTCGGCCGAACAGACGGCTCTGCAGATCGAACAGGCCGAGCATGAAGCCGCCATCAAGAATCTCGAGCTTCAGGAAGCCACCGAGCGTCTGAAAGAGTATCAGATCGAGAGTCCGCTCTCGGGGATGATTGTTCGACGCTACAAGACTGAGGGCGAGGCGGTCCAGCAGGGGACCGAGATCGTCGAAGTGGTGGATTACAACACTCTCAAGGTGGAAGGCTTTGTCGACGTCACCGACTCGTGGAATATCCGTCCTGGTGACCCGGTGGTCGTGCGACTCGAGGAATCAGCCGTGCTGCCGAAGCGGCCGGATTTGAGCTTCAACGGCAAGATCCGCTTCATCGACGGAGCAGTCACGCCCGTGACACAGCGGATCCGAGTCTGGGCCGAGGTGCAGAACGATCGCAACTTCCTGCTGCCCGGGTTGCGGGCGACGATGGAGATTCAGCCTCCCGCGGATCGGCAGAATGAAACGGCCACCCGCTGA
- the rpsA gene encoding 30S ribosomal protein S1, protein MVDRNLLREFSIKDEELDSYLATSLAELTGDEADMDLLYDETSRSFDANEIITGKIIRVDDDEVLVDVGAKSEGLVLREEWEEGEPDPEPGHTVEVLMEDMEDIHGVILLSKRKADRIREWERIIEKCDEGDIVTGNVVRKIKGGLLVNIGVNVFLPASQVDIRRPNDIADFIGQDIECVILKIDEPRRNIVVSRRKLIEDRRADLKRKLLEQLEEGQLRKGVVKNIADFGAFVDLGGIDGLLHITDMSWGRIDHPSNMVSIDDEIEVVILNVDREKEKIALGLKQKSKSPWENIEDRYPINSRVTGEVTNVMSYGAFVRLEDGIEGLVHISEMSWTRRINHPSELVNIGDKVDVVVLNINTDKQEISLGMKQTQPNPWDNVGEKYPVGATVTGKVRNLTNYGAFIELEEGVDGLLHVSDMSWTRKISHASEMLKKGDEIECQIISVDEDRRRIALGLKQLHGDPWETTIPDKYAPGTTVTGKVTKITNFGVFVELEAELEGLLHVSELADHKVDDPEQEVKVGEEIEVRILRLDLDDRKIGLSRRLDADIETLQAEDAASRAGASQGELKGGMGAGGGPLFQMPTADAEEGESDSDNE, encoded by the coding sequence ATGGTCGACAGGAATCTACTCCGCGAATTCTCGATTAAAGACGAAGAACTCGACTCCTATCTGGCAACCTCGCTGGCAGAACTGACCGGCGACGAAGCCGACATGGATCTGCTGTACGACGAAACATCGCGGTCTTTCGACGCGAATGAAATCATCACCGGAAAGATCATCCGGGTCGACGACGACGAAGTGCTCGTCGATGTCGGAGCCAAGAGCGAAGGTCTCGTGCTCCGCGAAGAATGGGAAGAAGGCGAGCCTGATCCCGAACCGGGACATACCGTCGAAGTCCTGATGGAAGACATGGAAGACATCCACGGTGTCATCCTGCTCTCCAAGCGGAAGGCCGATCGGATCCGTGAATGGGAACGGATCATCGAGAAGTGCGACGAAGGCGACATCGTCACCGGCAACGTGGTCCGCAAGATCAAGGGCGGTCTGCTGGTCAACATCGGTGTGAACGTCTTCCTGCCGGCCAGCCAGGTCGACATCCGCCGTCCGAACGATATCGCCGATTTCATCGGCCAGGATATCGAATGCGTCATCCTCAAGATCGACGAACCGCGCCGGAACATTGTTGTTTCCCGCCGTAAGCTGATCGAAGATCGCCGCGCCGACCTGAAGCGCAAGCTGCTCGAGCAGCTCGAAGAAGGTCAGCTGCGTAAGGGTGTGGTCAAGAACATCGCCGACTTCGGAGCCTTCGTGGATCTGGGCGGCATCGATGGTCTGCTCCACATCACCGACATGAGCTGGGGCCGCATCGATCATCCGTCGAATATGGTCAGCATCGACGACGAGATCGAAGTCGTGATCCTCAATGTCGACCGCGAAAAAGAAAAGATCGCCCTGGGCCTGAAGCAGAAGTCGAAGAGCCCCTGGGAGAACATCGAAGATCGTTATCCGATCAACAGCCGCGTGACCGGCGAAGTGACCAATGTCATGTCGTACGGTGCCTTCGTCCGTCTCGAAGACGGTATCGAAGGTCTGGTGCACATCAGCGAAATGTCCTGGACCCGCCGCATCAATCACCCGAGCGAGCTGGTCAACATCGGCGACAAGGTCGATGTGGTCGTGTTGAACATCAACACCGACAAGCAGGAAATCTCGCTCGGTATGAAGCAGACGCAGCCCAACCCGTGGGACAACGTCGGCGAGAAGTACCCGGTTGGCGCCACCGTCACCGGCAAGGTCCGCAACCTCACCAACTACGGGGCGTTCATCGAACTCGAAGAAGGTGTCGACGGCCTGCTGCACGTCAGCGACATGTCCTGGACCCGCAAGATCTCTCACGCCAGCGAAATGCTCAAGAAGGGCGACGAGATCGAATGCCAGATCATTTCGGTCGACGAAGATCGTCGCCGCATCGCTCTGGGCCTGAAGCAGCTGCACGGCGATCCGTGGGAAACCACCATCCCCGACAAGTACGCTCCGGGCACAACGGTCACCGGCAAGGTCACCAAGATCACCAACTTCGGTGTCTTCGTCGAACTGGAGGCGGAACTGGAAGGCCTGCTGCACGTTTCTGAACTGGCCGACCACAAGGTCGACGATCCGGAACAGGAAGTGAAAGTCGGCGAAGAAATCGAAGTCCGCATCCTCCGTCTGGACCTGGACGATCGCAAGATCGGCCTGAGCCGTCGTCTCGATGCCGACATCGAAACCCTGCAGGCCGAAGATGCCGCCAGCCGAGCCGGCGCATCGCAGGGCGAACTCAAGGGCGGTATGGGAGCTGGCGGCGGCCCGCTGTTCCAGATGCCAACCGCCGACGCCGAAGAAGGCGAAAGCGACAGCGACAACGAGTAA
- the pilO gene encoding type 4a pilus biogenesis protein PilO: protein MNGLAEKLTIHQFVLLVHSLGALSVCLIIALTTVFVIMPMRVQIESSRQHALQLDGLSEHHETAAAELEQLMQEFEESASLLAVSQSRVSLGSDLDGFLELVGNAARPCGIRIRELRPGTTGERYGYRVHSVQMSLEGPYRGICEFFAALQSLDRMNRVIQASMAPHGNSEDLYAVSLTLELFATMPPEVASLHRPSRVTTLDGMESTDVR from the coding sequence ATGAACGGACTCGCCGAGAAACTGACAATTCACCAGTTCGTCCTGCTGGTACACTCCCTGGGGGCCCTTTCGGTCTGCCTGATCATCGCGCTGACGACAGTCTTTGTCATCATGCCGATGCGGGTACAGATCGAAAGCAGCCGCCAGCACGCTCTCCAACTGGACGGCCTCAGTGAGCACCACGAGACTGCCGCGGCGGAACTCGAGCAGTTGATGCAGGAGTTCGAAGAATCCGCGAGCTTGCTGGCCGTGAGTCAGTCACGCGTGTCGCTGGGATCGGATCTGGATGGGTTTCTCGAACTGGTTGGCAACGCGGCTCGACCATGCGGGATCCGAATCCGCGAACTTCGACCAGGGACGACCGGCGAACGCTATGGATATCGGGTTCACAGCGTTCAGATGTCGCTCGAAGGCCCTTATCGGGGCATCTGCGAGTTCTTTGCGGCTTTGCAGTCACTGGACCGAATGAACCGGGTGATTCAGGCCAGCATGGCGCCGCACGGCAATTCAGAGGACCTTTACGCAGTGTCGTTGACGCTGGAACTGTTTGCGACCATGCCACCGGAAGTCGCGAGCCTTCACCGGCCTTCCCGAGTGACCACGCTTGATGGAATGGAGAGCACTGATGTTCGGTAG